From one Paeniglutamicibacter psychrophenolicus genomic stretch:
- a CDS encoding ABC transporter substrate-binding protein, with translation MFKPMKLAAPAIALALLTGCAGGGIPAQSGATLTPDAQVSGEITVWSWDVAATALKRLATSYSAEHPGTTVKVVDIGYDNAYDKMSVSLQANSGLPDVVTVETDRMPAYVTQFPKGFTDLAPLIDNATKDFDPSKIAASSDKDGRLLSLPWDSGTVGLFVRTDYFAEVGIDPASIKTWDELVTAGEAIKKKTGHTLISTDLSGGGIFSMLLQQQGKGTFNAAGDIDLNSPEAVQALTLMKTMNEKGLLHNVKGWDGQVTAAKDGKSATNPEAVWWIGTLTGEAPELSGKYGVQPLPAFTDGGGTTSNNGGSTLAVPTQAKNPELAGSFVKYVLANKDNQVSMMKDEGLFPSYLPAFTDPLFAEPQKYFGGQKVYQLFAEQTAKIPAGTTNSDSAKAGDIVANAVVSAVLNGADPETELKSAAEQIATATGRKIAQ, from the coding sequence ATGTTCAAGCCCATGAAGCTGGCCGCACCGGCCATCGCCCTTGCCCTGTTGACCGGCTGCGCCGGCGGCGGAATTCCCGCGCAAAGTGGCGCGACACTCACGCCGGATGCACAAGTGTCAGGCGAAATCACCGTCTGGAGTTGGGATGTCGCCGCGACCGCGCTGAAGCGGCTGGCCACCTCGTACTCCGCCGAGCACCCCGGCACGACCGTCAAGGTCGTGGACATCGGATACGACAACGCCTACGACAAGATGTCGGTTTCCCTGCAGGCCAACAGCGGGCTGCCCGACGTCGTCACCGTCGAAACCGACCGGATGCCGGCCTACGTCACCCAGTTCCCCAAGGGATTCACCGACCTGGCGCCATTGATTGACAACGCCACCAAGGACTTCGACCCGTCGAAGATCGCCGCGTCATCCGACAAGGACGGGCGCCTGCTGTCCCTGCCATGGGATTCGGGAACCGTCGGACTGTTCGTGCGCACCGACTACTTCGCCGAGGTGGGCATCGACCCGGCCTCGATCAAGACCTGGGACGAACTGGTGACCGCCGGTGAAGCCATCAAGAAGAAGACCGGCCACACACTGATCTCCACCGATCTCTCGGGCGGCGGCATCTTCTCCATGCTGCTCCAGCAGCAGGGCAAGGGCACCTTCAACGCCGCGGGCGACATCGACCTGAACTCGCCGGAAGCGGTACAGGCGCTGACCTTGATGAAGACCATGAACGAGAAGGGCCTGCTGCACAACGTCAAGGGCTGGGACGGACAGGTCACCGCGGCCAAGGACGGCAAGTCGGCAACCAACCCCGAGGCCGTTTGGTGGATCGGCACGCTGACCGGCGAGGCCCCGGAGCTCTCCGGGAAGTACGGCGTGCAGCCGCTGCCGGCGTTCACCGACGGCGGCGGAACCACCTCCAACAATGGCGGTTCGACCCTGGCCGTGCCCACACAGGCCAAGAACCCGGAACTGGCGGGCTCATTCGTCAAGTACGTGCTGGCCAACAAGGACAACCAGGTCTCGATGATGAAGGACGAGGGCTTGTTCCCGTCCTACCTGCCGGCGTTCACCGACCCGCTCTTCGCCGAACCGCAGAAGTACTTCGGCGGGCAGAAGGTCTACCAGCTCTTCGCCGAGCAGACGGCCAAGATCCCCGCCGGCACCACCAATAGCGACAGTGCCAAGGCAGGGGACATCGTGGCCAATGCCGTGGTTTCGGCCGTGCTCAACGGGGCAGACCCGGAGACCGAGCTGAAGTCCGCCGCCGAGCAGATCGCCACCGCTACCGGCCGCAAGATCGCCCAGTAA
- a CDS encoding carbohydrate ABC transporter permease translates to MQTLRRSPLYVLLALGAAVSLVPFLWMVIASTHTTAEIFSTPMPLLPGGELWTNLARLQAETGFARVMLNSVLVATLYTVFSCIVSAMCGYGLAKYRFRGRGLMLGGVLLTMMIPGQVLLVPLFQMMASVGWINSFQALILPFLANAFGIFLMRQAFLDFPDSLIESARIDGASEIRTFYRIVLPVARPQLAALVIYTFISQWNSFIWPLLMLNSEEKYTLPVALNTMVGLSRVDYSGLMLGSLLATLPLLIVFLLFQKQFISGLMGGAVKG, encoded by the coding sequence ATGCAGACCCTGCGCCGTTCCCCGCTCTACGTGCTGCTGGCCTTGGGCGCCGCGGTGTCCCTGGTCCCGTTCCTGTGGATGGTCATCGCCTCGACCCACACGACGGCGGAGATATTCTCCACGCCGATGCCGCTGCTGCCCGGGGGAGAGCTGTGGACCAACCTGGCCCGCCTCCAGGCGGAGACCGGCTTTGCGCGGGTCATGCTCAACAGCGTGCTGGTGGCCACCCTCTACACCGTCTTCTCCTGCATCGTCAGTGCCATGTGCGGGTACGGGCTGGCCAAGTACCGCTTCCGCGGGCGGGGCCTGATGCTCGGCGGGGTGCTGCTGACCATGATGATTCCCGGCCAGGTGCTGCTGGTGCCGCTGTTCCAGATGATGGCCAGCGTCGGGTGGATCAACAGCTTCCAGGCGCTGATCCTGCCGTTTTTGGCCAACGCCTTCGGCATCTTCCTGATGCGCCAGGCCTTCCTCGATTTCCCCGACAGCCTCATCGAGTCCGCGCGGATCGACGGGGCCAGCGAGATCAGGACGTTCTACCGGATCGTGCTGCCGGTGGCCCGGCCGCAGCTGGCCGCCCTGGTGATCTACACCTTCATCAGCCAGTGGAACTCCTTCATCTGGCCGCTGCTGATGCTCAACAGCGAGGAAAAGTACACGCTGCCGGTCGCGCTGAACACCATGGTGGGGCTCTCCCGCGTCGACTACTCGGGGCTGATGCTCGGCTCGCTGCTGGCCACCCTGCCGCTGCTGATCGTCTTCCTGCTCTTCCAGAAGCAGTTCATTTCCGGGCTCATGGGCGGAGCGGTCAAGGGGTAG
- the gcvPB gene encoding aminomethyl-transferring glycine dehydrogenase subunit GcvPB: MALPVSPKPAHRRFHQARWDEPIIFELSTPGERGILVSQAEPAAVEALGAVEDQLSSLRRASAPALPELAQMRVVRHYLRISQENLGADFNVDIGQGTCTMKYSPKVNETIIRTPKLAELHPLQDEASLQGVLEIFWRTEQAIAEISGMHAVSLQTQGGSAAIWANISMIRAFHESNGEGEVRDEVITTIFSHPSNAACAKAAGFKVITLMPDANGYPDIEALRAAVSPRTAALMITNPEDTGIYNHKIREFVQIVHEAGGLAAYDQANANGILGITRASDAGFDLCHFNLHKTFSTPHASGGPGAGASAVSERLAPFLPNPRIEKTDAGFTVNYGGEKSIGKVAPFFGVAPNVVRAYAWIMALGASGLRQVAEIAVLNNNYLLALVRQIPGASAPYATGKHRIEQVRYSWQELFEDTGISSEEIGIRMSDYGMHYWTSHHPYLVPQPFTLEPTESYSKTEIDEYVAALAQVATEARENPELVRSAPHNQTVHQIDHDDLDDPARWAITWRSYQKKYFSGVEATLAEEPVSVG; this comes from the coding sequence ATGGCCCTTCCAGTCAGCCCCAAGCCAGCCCACCGCCGGTTCCACCAGGCCCGTTGGGATGAGCCGATCATCTTCGAACTCAGCACCCCCGGCGAGCGCGGCATCCTGGTCTCCCAGGCCGAGCCGGCCGCCGTCGAGGCCCTGGGCGCCGTCGAGGACCAGCTGTCCTCGCTGCGCCGCGCCAGCGCCCCCGCGCTTCCGGAACTGGCCCAGATGCGCGTGGTGCGCCACTACCTGCGCATCAGCCAGGAGAACCTGGGAGCCGACTTCAACGTCGACATCGGCCAGGGCACCTGCACCATGAAGTACAGCCCCAAGGTCAACGAGACGATCATCCGCACCCCGAAGCTCGCCGAACTGCACCCGCTGCAGGACGAGGCCTCGCTGCAGGGCGTGCTGGAGATCTTCTGGCGCACCGAGCAGGCGATCGCCGAGATCTCCGGCATGCACGCCGTCAGCCTGCAAACCCAGGGCGGCTCCGCCGCGATCTGGGCCAACATCTCCATGATCCGCGCCTTCCACGAGTCCAACGGCGAGGGCGAGGTGCGCGACGAGGTCATCACCACGATCTTCTCCCATCCCTCCAATGCCGCCTGTGCCAAGGCCGCCGGCTTCAAGGTCATCACCCTGATGCCGGACGCCAACGGCTACCCGGACATCGAGGCGCTGCGCGCCGCGGTTTCCCCGCGCACCGCGGCCCTGATGATCACCAACCCCGAAGACACGGGCATCTACAACCACAAGATCCGCGAGTTCGTGCAGATCGTCCACGAGGCCGGCGGCCTTGCAGCCTACGACCAGGCCAACGCCAACGGCATCCTGGGCATCACCCGCGCCTCGGATGCAGGGTTCGACCTGTGCCACTTCAACCTGCACAAGACCTTCTCCACCCCGCACGCCAGCGGCGGTCCGGGTGCCGGCGCCAGCGCCGTCTCCGAACGTCTGGCCCCGTTCCTGCCCAACCCGCGCATCGAAAAGACCGACGCCGGCTTCACCGTGAACTACGGCGGCGAGAAGTCCATCGGCAAGGTTGCGCCGTTCTTCGGCGTCGCCCCGAACGTGGTCCGCGCCTACGCCTGGATCATGGCACTGGGCGCCTCCGGCCTGCGCCAGGTCGCCGAGATCGCCGTGCTGAACAACAACTACCTGCTGGCGCTGGTCCGCCAGATCCCGGGCGCCAGCGCACCGTACGCGACGGGCAAGCACCGCATCGAGCAGGTCCGCTACTCCTGGCAGGAACTGTTCGAGGACACCGGCATCAGCTCCGAGGAAATCGGCATCCGCATGAGCGACTACGGCATGCACTACTGGACCAGCCACCACCCGTACCTGGTCCCGCAGCCGTTCACCCTGGAGCCGACCGAATCGTACTCCAAGACCGAAATCGACGAGTACGTCGCGGCGCTGGCACAGGTCGCCACCGAGGCCCGGGAGAACCCCGAGCTGGTGCGTTCAGCCCCGCACAACCAGACCGTCCACCAGATCGACCACGACGACCTGGACGATCCAGCACGCTGGGCCATCACCTGGCGCTCGTACCAGAAGAAGTACTTCAGCGGCGTCGAGGCGACGTTGGCTGAAGAACCCGTTTCGGTGGGCTAA
- a CDS encoding VOC family protein has product MERQATIHATKGKPIMSPEPTTTAATGKHTTNGVPNGYTSLTPFIVVEPAQAAIEFYREVFGATVLSVMPGAPKEDGSPTVSHAELDFGNGFLQLSDPQPGYGLVVADAQHTNNSIAVYVQDVDAVFARALERGATAVEQPADFVSGDRFATFVDAFGRRWNVMTRVEDLSREESEHRVTAWLQTFNASGTE; this is encoded by the coding sequence ATGGAACGGCAAGCAACCATCCACGCCACCAAAGGAAAGCCGATCATGTCCCCGGAACCAACAACCACGGCAGCAACCGGAAAGCACACGACCAACGGGGTGCCGAACGGCTACACGTCGCTGACGCCGTTCATCGTCGTTGAGCCGGCGCAGGCAGCCATCGAGTTCTACCGCGAGGTCTTCGGCGCCACCGTGCTCTCGGTGATGCCAGGTGCCCCGAAGGAGGACGGCAGCCCCACCGTCTCGCATGCGGAACTCGACTTCGGCAACGGCTTCCTGCAGCTCTCGGACCCGCAGCCGGGATACGGGTTGGTCGTGGCGGATGCGCAACACACCAACAATTCCATCGCGGTTTACGTGCAGGACGTTGACGCCGTCTTCGCACGTGCGCTGGAACGCGGAGCCACCGCCGTCGAGCAGCCCGCCGACTTCGTCTCCGGGGACCGCTTCGCCACCTTCGTGGATGCGTTTGGGCGCCGCTGGAACGTCATGACCCGCGTGGAAGACCTGTCCCGGGAGGAATCCGAGCACCGGGTCACCGCCTGGCTGCAGACCTTCAACGCCTCGGGCACCGAGTAG
- a CDS encoding carbohydrate ABC transporter permease: MTTTLTRPSAPKEGRSSARSAAGRAARRAARRHRPGYFFIAPALALFALFFIYPLVSSFIQSFQSISGGETSWVGLAQYQRLFDDPLVAQSLFNVFLILVIQVPLMVCIAIALAYILNQSWVRFRTGFRAIYFLPAVTTLVAYSLVFRVMLATDGGAANQMLGMFGMDPIDWLNSEGWARVALIASITWRWTGYNMIIILAGLQAIPAEQYEAARIDGAGRWAVFSRIVVPQLRPVILFSSITSTIGALQLFDENFILTGGGPNNATLTPVLYLYKVGFQQFDFGYASAIAWLVVAIIAVISVIQFRIMREKS; the protein is encoded by the coding sequence ATGACCACCACGTTGACGCGGCCCTCCGCACCGAAGGAGGGCCGCTCCTCGGCCCGCTCCGCAGCAGGCCGGGCGGCGCGGCGGGCCGCCCGCCGCCACCGTCCCGGATATTTCTTCATCGCCCCGGCGCTCGCCCTTTTCGCCCTGTTCTTCATCTATCCGCTGGTCTCGTCGTTCATCCAAAGCTTCCAGTCGATATCCGGCGGGGAAACCAGCTGGGTGGGCCTGGCCCAGTACCAGCGGTTGTTCGACGATCCGCTGGTGGCCCAAAGCCTGTTCAACGTCTTTTTGATCCTGGTCATCCAGGTGCCGCTGATGGTGTGCATCGCTATTGCCCTGGCCTACATCCTGAACCAAAGCTGGGTGCGCTTCCGGACCGGGTTCCGGGCCATCTACTTCCTGCCCGCGGTCACCACGCTGGTGGCCTACTCGCTGGTCTTCAGGGTCATGCTGGCCACGGACGGGGGCGCGGCAAACCAGATGCTGGGCATGTTCGGGATGGACCCGATCGACTGGCTCAACTCCGAGGGCTGGGCGCGGGTGGCGCTGATCGCCTCCATCACCTGGCGCTGGACCGGCTACAACATGATCATCATCCTGGCAGGCCTGCAGGCGATCCCCGCGGAGCAGTACGAGGCCGCCCGGATCGACGGGGCCGGCCGCTGGGCGGTGTTCTCCAGGATCGTGGTGCCGCAATTGCGCCCGGTGATCCTGTTCAGCTCCATCACCTCGACGATCGGCGCACTGCAGCTCTTCGACGAGAACTTCATCCTGACCGGGGGAGGACCCAACAATGCGACCCTGACCCCGGTGCTGTACCTCTACAAGGTCGGCTTCCAGCAATTCGACTTCGGCTATGCCTCGGCCATCGCCTGGCTGGTCGTGGCCATCATCGCCGTCATCTCCGTTATCCAATTCCGAATCATGAGGGAAAAATCGTGA
- a CDS encoding plasmid pRiA4b ORF-3 family protein produces the protein MKNLRTQHTLHIQLHGSEPAIWRRIEVDGSMTLERFHEVLQGALGWTNSHLHLYMDRNPFIRGQVAPGEQPTTWLMANSIEDGLEGEDETGSTLTEALARSGGTLWYEYDLGDSWMHLITEESSRPLDPAAPEARVLDGALRVPLEDCGGLGGWYEMLKLSRVPSANPDRSYIVDWFRAHFGYFTPVDPEAFDAGAANMRVRLLLGGMPQDTATGKWLSTLPVYASLVLAEFLHSLGIDVFAHPAPAPMPEDAPRAMASILWWIAACEGTGLPLTAAGYLSPSVLPEVIAGIGWEHEDFVQFGGKTEVHLHGIHDFRLMLMEVGLLKAQGRKLVATPAALRVARDPSALWAHLAKRARNSIRDKVSYDATMLALLAAAGAGDADTKAIEARTNEGMRLLEYVHHDGRTIEDGDFNRLGDRYTALTKAFRMAVLENGNRGRAPGLERAFALAVLRS, from the coding sequence ATGAAGAACTTGCGTACCCAGCACACGCTGCACATCCAACTCCATGGCTCAGAACCGGCCATCTGGCGGCGCATCGAGGTCGACGGATCCATGACGCTGGAGCGTTTCCACGAGGTGCTGCAGGGAGCGTTGGGCTGGACCAACTCCCACCTGCACCTGTACATGGACCGCAATCCTTTCATCCGGGGCCAGGTGGCGCCGGGCGAGCAGCCGACGACCTGGCTGATGGCCAACAGCATCGAGGACGGGCTGGAGGGCGAGGACGAAACCGGCTCCACCCTCACCGAGGCACTGGCCCGCTCCGGCGGCACGCTCTGGTACGAGTACGACCTGGGCGACAGCTGGATGCACCTGATCACCGAGGAATCCTCCCGGCCGCTGGACCCCGCGGCTCCCGAGGCCCGCGTGCTCGACGGCGCCCTGCGTGTTCCGCTGGAAGACTGCGGGGGACTGGGCGGCTGGTACGAGATGCTCAAGCTGTCCCGCGTCCCCTCGGCGAACCCCGACCGCAGCTACATCGTGGACTGGTTCAGGGCCCACTTCGGCTACTTCACTCCCGTGGATCCCGAGGCCTTCGATGCGGGAGCGGCGAACATGCGGGTGCGCCTGCTGCTCGGCGGGATGCCCCAGGACACCGCCACCGGAAAATGGCTTTCCACCCTCCCGGTGTACGCTTCGCTGGTGTTGGCCGAGTTCCTCCACAGCCTGGGAATCGACGTGTTCGCGCATCCGGCGCCGGCGCCGATGCCCGAGGATGCACCGCGGGCCATGGCCTCGATCCTGTGGTGGATCGCTGCCTGCGAAGGCACGGGCCTGCCGCTGACCGCGGCCGGCTACCTGTCCCCGTCCGTGCTGCCGGAGGTGATCGCGGGGATCGGCTGGGAGCACGAGGACTTCGTGCAATTCGGCGGCAAGACCGAGGTGCACCTGCACGGCATCCACGATTTCCGGTTGATGCTCATGGAAGTCGGCCTGCTCAAGGCCCAGGGCAGGAAGCTGGTGGCCACGCCCGCCGCGCTGCGCGTGGCCAGGGACCCGTCCGCGCTGTGGGCACACCTGGCCAAGCGCGCCAGGAATTCCATCCGTGACAAGGTCAGCTACGATGCGACGATGCTGGCCCTGCTGGCTGCCGCCGGGGCGGGGGACGCGGACACCAAGGCCATCGAGGCGCGCACCAACGAGGGCATGCGGCTGCTGGAATACGTCCACCACGACGGGCGCACCATCGAAGACGGCGACTTCAACCGGCTCGGGGACAGGTACACGGCCCTCACCAAGGCGTTCCGCATGGCGGTGCTGGAAAACGGCAACAGGGGCCGCGCGCCCGGGCTCGAGCGGGCCTTCGCGCTGGCCGTGCTGCGTTCCTGA
- a CDS encoding AraC family transcriptional regulator → MDTPRGPLQPTGEGTAHVARLEPSAALRELVVHYWLPTWQIPAGANHEQRILSYPGCNLAIEDGIGTLYGPVTRLSLKRLSGSGRAFGVLLRPGTGALLCNIPVPELVDGSIPALDCGLDCAGAIHEALHAEGTIEHQQRSAIAIFEDWLVERLPTGMDAEGLLLNRICADIESTPGIGRVAQLCEHWQIGERALQRLVHTRMGITPKWLLQRRRLQEAAALMGRGTGPNLARLAHALGYADQAHFTRDFAGVTGMSPGEYVRQVQAGSVGS, encoded by the coding sequence ATGGACACCCCGCGCGGACCGCTGCAACCGACAGGCGAAGGAACGGCGCACGTCGCCCGCCTCGAACCTTCCGCGGCGCTGCGCGAGCTGGTGGTCCACTACTGGCTCCCCACCTGGCAGATCCCGGCCGGGGCAAACCACGAACAGCGCATCCTTTCCTACCCGGGATGCAACCTCGCCATCGAGGACGGCATCGGCACGCTCTACGGGCCGGTCACCCGGCTCTCGCTCAAGCGGCTGTCCGGATCGGGCCGCGCGTTCGGGGTGCTGCTGCGGCCGGGCACCGGCGCCCTGCTGTGCAACATTCCCGTTCCGGAGCTGGTGGACGGCTCGATCCCTGCCCTGGACTGCGGGCTTGACTGCGCCGGAGCCATCCACGAGGCCCTTCACGCGGAGGGAACCATCGAGCACCAACAGCGCAGCGCCATCGCGATCTTCGAGGACTGGTTGGTGGAACGGCTCCCGACCGGCATGGACGCCGAAGGACTGCTGTTGAACCGGATCTGCGCGGACATCGAATCCACCCCGGGAATCGGGCGCGTGGCGCAGCTGTGCGAACACTGGCAGATCGGCGAGCGGGCCCTCCAGCGCCTGGTGCACACCCGCATGGGCATCACGCCGAAGTGGCTGCTGCAGCGCCGCCGGCTCCAGGAGGCCGCTGCGCTGATGGGCCGGGGCACGGGCCCGAACCTGGCGCGCCTGGCCCACGCGCTGGGCTATGCGGACCAGGCGCATTTCACCCGGGACTTTGCCGGCGTGACCGGGATGAGCCCGGGAGAATACGTGCGGCAGGTCCAGGCCGGGTCCGTCGGCAGCTGA
- the gcvPA gene encoding aminomethyl-transferring glycine dehydrogenase subunit GcvPA — protein sequence MQNSTVHPYIPNTVPSVIEEMLAVTGATSIEDFYEDIPQSLRVKGLLNLPEPFLAEAELEEHVTGLLNKNRSTREVISFLGAGVYNHYVPSVVDEVINRSEFLTAYAGEPYEDHGRFQALFEYTSMMGELLNMDVVNVPTYDGMQATATALAMAGRITGRSKIIVASDTNPDLVSKVTDYVRSHTELVFVPSVNGLVDTAALAARLDADTAAVWIQTPSFHGGLETSGQVIADLAHEAGALLVVGTDPIAYGSITPPADWGADIVCGEIQSLGIHQWFGGGRGGFIAVHDDPKFIMEMPSRLFGLASTSVEGEYGFGDVAWDRTSFALREEGKEWVGTAAALWGIAAGVYLASMGPTGMSDLGNTVLARTAYAQAQLAGIDGVSLGDSAAHFREFVLDLSASGKTAAEVVTALRALNIEPGVVIGEHNLLVCVTERITTAHIDTLVSALTDFLKEK from the coding sequence ATGCAAAATTCCACAGTTCACCCCTACATTCCCAATACGGTTCCCTCGGTCATCGAGGAAATGCTCGCGGTCACCGGAGCAACCAGCATCGAGGACTTCTACGAAGACATTCCCCAGAGCCTGCGCGTCAAGGGCCTGCTGAACCTCCCGGAGCCGTTCCTTGCCGAGGCCGAACTGGAAGAGCACGTCACCGGGCTGCTGAACAAGAACCGCAGCACCCGCGAGGTCATCAGCTTCCTGGGCGCCGGCGTCTACAACCACTACGTCCCGTCCGTCGTGGACGAGGTCATCAACCGCAGCGAATTCCTCACCGCCTACGCGGGCGAGCCCTACGAGGACCACGGCCGCTTCCAGGCACTGTTCGAGTACACCTCCATGATGGGCGAGTTGCTCAACATGGACGTGGTCAACGTGCCGACCTACGACGGCATGCAGGCCACAGCCACGGCGCTGGCCATGGCCGGACGCATCACCGGACGTTCGAAGATCATCGTCGCCTCCGACACCAACCCGGATCTGGTCTCCAAGGTCACCGACTACGTGCGCAGCCACACCGAGCTGGTCTTTGTGCCGAGTGTCAACGGCCTGGTCGACACCGCTGCCCTGGCCGCACGGCTCGACGCCGACACCGCCGCGGTCTGGATCCAGACCCCCAGCTTCCACGGCGGGCTGGAAACCTCCGGCCAGGTGATCGCGGACCTGGCCCACGAGGCCGGCGCGCTGCTGGTCGTCGGCACCGACCCGATCGCCTACGGAAGCATCACTCCCCCGGCCGACTGGGGAGCCGACATCGTCTGCGGCGAAATCCAGTCCCTGGGCATCCACCAGTGGTTCGGCGGCGGACGCGGCGGCTTCATCGCGGTGCACGACGACCCGAAGTTCATCATGGAGATGCCCTCGCGCCTCTTCGGCCTGGCCAGCACCTCCGTCGAGGGCGAGTACGGCTTCGGCGACGTCGCCTGGGACCGCACCTCCTTCGCCCTGCGTGAAGAAGGCAAGGAATGGGTCGGCACCGCCGCAGCCCTCTGGGGCATCGCCGCCGGCGTCTACCTGGCCTCGATGGGCCCGACCGGCATGTCCGACCTGGGCAACACCGTCCTGGCACGCACCGCCTACGCCCAGGCGCAGCTCGCCGGCATCGACGGCGTTTCACTCGGCGACTCGGCCGCGCACTTCCGCGAATTCGTGCTCGACCTTTCGGCCTCGGGCAAGACCGCGGCCGAGGTTGTCACCGCCCTGCGCGCACTGAACATCGAGCCCGGCGTGGTCATCGGCGAACACAACCTGCTGGTCTGCGTCACCGAACGCATCACCACGGCACACATCGACACCCTGGTCTCAGCCCTCACCGATTTCCTGAAGGAGAAGTAA
- a CDS encoding CynX/NimT family MFS transporter — translation MTLTQPSLQSTASGNAAWIVVVVAGITAALHIWKLPAALPRIQEDLGLSLLAAGVLLGIVQVAGMVGGLAVSLLAEVIGERRTLLLGLVFLSAGSIFGALSIGANTLLASRAIEGVGFIVATVVGPGLIRRHAPFRRVNMAVGCWSAYQGTATFVGLIASAYFLQVGTWQAWWWVMAAVSLVPIPLVLRLVPKDQPAGAGGARAAAGRIGITARSPKVWIAGVVFGCYTVQWMAVVGFLPTLYGDSGLSGTHAGVLSAVVGGLNGVGAIITGMLLQRGAPARALLFLSFVLMAAAGLATFAVDWSPVPGGLAWQVACVGFFSFSGAMIPATNTRMAVDLAPEGGSAPAAMGLMQQIYNVGNFTGPMVVAWLAMSTGGWSSTWWMTSVFAVLGIILSAVLVGRRGGMHFSHA, via the coding sequence TTGACCTTGACCCAACCGAGCCTCCAAAGCACCGCCAGCGGCAACGCCGCATGGATCGTGGTGGTGGTTGCCGGCATCACCGCTGCCCTGCATATCTGGAAATTGCCCGCGGCACTTCCAAGGATCCAGGAGGACCTGGGCCTGTCCCTGCTTGCCGCCGGGGTGTTGCTGGGCATCGTGCAGGTGGCCGGCATGGTCGGCGGCCTGGCTGTGTCCCTGTTGGCCGAGGTCATCGGCGAGCGCCGGACCCTGTTGCTGGGATTGGTTTTCCTGAGTGCCGGGTCGATCTTTGGCGCCCTGTCCATCGGCGCGAACACCCTGCTGGCCTCGCGGGCCATCGAGGGCGTCGGGTTCATTGTGGCCACCGTGGTGGGCCCGGGCCTGATCCGCCGCCATGCACCGTTTCGCCGCGTCAACATGGCCGTTGGTTGCTGGAGCGCCTACCAGGGCACCGCGACCTTCGTGGGATTGATTGCCAGTGCCTACTTCCTGCAGGTCGGCACGTGGCAGGCGTGGTGGTGGGTCATGGCCGCCGTCAGCCTGGTGCCGATCCCGCTGGTGCTGCGCCTGGTCCCGAAGGACCAGCCCGCCGGCGCAGGAGGGGCCAGGGCGGCGGCCGGACGTATCGGCATCACCGCCCGTTCGCCCAAGGTGTGGATCGCCGGGGTGGTCTTCGGCTGCTACACCGTCCAGTGGATGGCCGTGGTCGGGTTCCTGCCCACTCTCTACGGGGACAGCGGATTGAGCGGCACGCACGCCGGGGTGTTGTCGGCCGTTGTCGGCGGGCTCAACGGGGTCGGCGCCATCATCACCGGCATGCTGCTCCAGCGCGGGGCCCCGGCCCGGGCCCTGCTGTTCCTGTCTTTCGTGCTGATGGCCGCGGCGGGCCTGGCGACCTTTGCCGTTGACTGGTCGCCGGTTCCCGGCGGGCTGGCCTGGCAGGTCGCCTGCGTCGGGTTCTTCTCCTTCTCCGGGGCCATGATCCCGGCGACCAATACCCGGATGGCGGTGGATCTGGCGCCGGAGGGCGGTTCGGCCCCAGCGGCCATGGGCTTGATGCAGCAGATCTACAACGTCGGCAACTTCACCGGCCCGATGGTCGTGGCCTGGCTGGCCATGAGCACCGGCGGCTGGTCTTCGACGTGGTGGATGACCAGCGTCTTCGCCGTCCTGGGAATTATCCTGTCAGCGGTCCTGGTCGGGCGGCGCGGCGGCATGCATTTTTCACACGCCTGA